In Massilistercora timonensis, the following are encoded in one genomic region:
- a CDS encoding polysaccharide deacetylase family protein has translation MTQGRRQGIKTRRRRGRARTVLKVFALLLLCFSMPFLLKTATASSPGEVIRISAKGGSILQGEEMPALAAKVSLETESKKDRKLDDSGFTVQDLAKQLESGEGYTLVCEADPDTEGEYPVEVVLNEEIRKKLEKDWVGLVQIQTKDAVFQVKNPVGDWDGTKFKKYDGSYVTSDFVVSLGKTYYFDKEGEKVTGWQTIGENQYCFDENGVMQTGWQEKDGDTYYLGSKGASVTGWQEIEGSTYYFHQDGKMAVGTVYLGITMCEFGDDGKLISKEENKIDPDRPVIALTFDDGPGKRTGELLEQLEKYDAKATFFMLGQKVASYPDEIKKMKEIGCELGNHSYDHPNLANLSAGGVKKQIGDTNSKIKKIVGEEATVMRPPYGAISATLRENAGMPLILWNIDTLDWKTRNAKTTVDMVMKNVDDGDIILMHDIHTESVDAAIELIPKLLEKGYQLVTVSELAAYKNVTLENGEKYTDF, from the coding sequence ATGACACAGGGGAGAAGACAAGGGATTAAAACGAGACGAAGAAGAGGAAGAGCGAGAACGGTACTGAAGGTTTTTGCTCTTCTTTTGCTGTGTTTTTCTATGCCCTTCCTTCTGAAGACGGCTACCGCGTCTTCCCCGGGTGAGGTGATCCGGATCTCTGCGAAAGGGGGATCCATCCTGCAGGGGGAAGAGATGCCGGCGCTGGCGGCTAAGGTGTCCCTGGAGACGGAGAGCAAGAAGGACCGGAAGCTGGATGATTCGGGATTCACGGTTCAGGATCTGGCGAAACAGCTGGAGAGCGGAGAAGGATATACCCTGGTCTGCGAGGCGGACCCGGACACCGAGGGAGAGTATCCGGTGGAAGTGGTGCTGAACGAAGAGATCAGGAAGAAGCTGGAGAAGGACTGGGTAGGACTGGTACAGATCCAGACGAAGGATGCAGTATTTCAGGTGAAGAATCCGGTGGGAGACTGGGACGGCACCAAGTTCAAAAAGTACGACGGCAGCTATGTGACCAGTGATTTTGTGGTTTCCCTGGGAAAAACCTATTATTTTGACAAAGAAGGCGAGAAGGTGACCGGCTGGCAGACCATTGGGGAAAACCAGTACTGTTTTGACGAGAACGGAGTCATGCAGACCGGCTGGCAGGAAAAGGATGGGGATACCTATTATCTGGGAAGCAAAGGCGCTTCCGTGACCGGCTGGCAGGAGATCGAAGGCAGCACGTATTATTTCCATCAGGATGGAAAGATGGCTGTGGGCACTGTGTATCTGGGAATCACGATGTGTGAATTCGGGGATGACGGGAAACTGATCTCCAAGGAAGAGAACAAGATCGATCCGGATCGTCCGGTGATCGCCCTGACCTTCGACGACGGACCGGGGAAACGAACCGGGGAACTGCTGGAACAACTGGAGAAATATGACGCGAAAGCAACCTTCTTCATGCTGGGGCAGAAGGTGGCTTCCTATCCGGATGAGATCAAGAAGATGAAGGAGATTGGCTGCGAACTGGGAAATCATTCCTATGACCATCCCAACCTGGCCAACTTAAGCGCGGGTGGGGTGAAGAAGCAGATCGGCGATACCAACAGCAAGATCAAGAAGATCGTGGGGGAGGAAGCAACCGTGATGCGGCCGCCCTATGGTGCTATCAGCGCCACCCTGCGGGAGAATGCAGGCATGCCGCTGATCCTGTGGAATATCGACACCCTGGACTGGAAGACCAGGAATGCCAAAACAACGGTGGATATGGTGATGAAAAATGTGGACGACGGAGATATCATCCTGATGCACGATATCCACACAGAGAGCGTGGATGCGGCTATCGAACTGATTCCCAAGCTTCTGGAGAAGGGATATCAGCTGGTGACTGTATCGGAACTTGCGGCGTACAAAAATGTGACGCTGGAGAACGGAGAAAAATATACAGATTTCTAA
- a CDS encoding phosphoglycerate dehydrogenase produces the protein MFNYHCLNPISDVGLEEFTEEYVPVSGPEKADALLVRSAVMHEMEFGKELKAIARAGAGVNNIPLDRCTEEGIVVFNTPGANANGVKELVIAGMLLASRDIIGGINWVEENEEDGNIAKDAEKAKKQFAGCELDGKKLGVIGLGAIGVLVANAATHLGMEVYGYDPYISVKSAWNLSRNIRHASSVDEIYKECDYITVHVPATEDTKGMINREAISLMKKGVVLLNFARDVLVDEEAVIDALVSGQMKHYVTDFPTPVIAGVKGAIVIPHLGASTGESEDNCARMAVRQLRDYLENGNITNSVNYPNCEMGRQANTTRIVLLHHNVPNMIGQFTKILARDNMNIADLSNKSKGEYAYTMIDIDDDVPESVADDLRKVGEVLRVRIIH, from the coding sequence ATGTTTAACTATCACTGCTTAAATCCAATCTCTGACGTAGGATTGGAAGAATTTACAGAAGAGTACGTCCCGGTCAGCGGCCCGGAGAAGGCGGATGCGCTCCTGGTGCGCAGCGCCGTCATGCATGAGATGGAGTTTGGAAAAGAATTAAAGGCCATCGCCCGGGCGGGAGCAGGCGTCAACAATATCCCCCTGGACCGGTGTACCGAGGAAGGGATCGTGGTTTTCAACACGCCGGGAGCCAACGCCAACGGGGTCAAGGAACTGGTGATCGCCGGCATGCTCCTTGCTTCCCGGGATATCATCGGCGGCATCAACTGGGTGGAAGAAAATGAAGAGGACGGCAACATCGCCAAAGACGCAGAGAAAGCCAAGAAACAGTTCGCCGGTTGTGAGCTGGACGGCAAGAAGCTGGGAGTGATCGGCCTGGGCGCTATCGGGGTGCTGGTGGCCAACGCGGCTACCCATCTGGGGATGGAGGTGTATGGATATGATCCTTATATCTCTGTAAAATCCGCCTGGAATCTGTCCCGGAATATCCGCCATGCCTCTTCCGTGGATGAAATCTATAAGGAATGTGATTATATTACGGTTCACGTGCCGGCCACCGAGGACACAAAAGGCATGATCAACCGGGAGGCCATAAGCCTGATGAAGAAAGGAGTGGTTCTTCTCAACTTCGCCAGGGATGTGCTGGTGGATGAGGAGGCTGTGATCGACGCGCTGGTATCCGGGCAGATGAAGCACTATGTGACGGACTTCCCGACCCCGGTGATCGCCGGCGTAAAAGGGGCCATTGTGATCCCTCATCTGGGAGCCTCCACCGGAGAGTCGGAGGACAACTGCGCCAGAATGGCGGTGCGGCAACTGAGGGATTATCTGGAGAATGGAAATATCACGAATTCGGTGAATTATCCCAACTGCGAGATGGGAAGGCAGGCCAACACTACCAGGATCGTGCTTTTGCACCACAACGTGCCCAATATGATCGGCCAGTTTACCAAGATCCTGGCCCGGGACAATATGAATATCGCCGATCTGAGCAATAAGAGCAAGGGCGAGTACGCTTATACCATGATCGATATCGACGATGACGTGCCGGAAAGCGTGGCGGACGACCTGCGTAAGGTGGGAGAAGTGCTGCGGGTTCGGATCATTCATTAA
- the serC gene encoding 3-phosphoserine/phosphohydroxythreonine transaminase encodes MSRVYNFSAGPAVLPEDVLREASEEMLDYRGTGMSVMEMSHRSCSFQEIIDQAEADLRELAGIPDNYRVLFLQGGASLQFAMIPMNLMKNQKADFILTGQWSKKAYKEAGKYGEARVIASSEDQTFSYIPDCSDLDISPDADYVYICENNTIYGTKFKELPNTKGKTLVADVSSCFLSEPMDVTRYGLVYGGVQKNIGPAGVVIAIIREDLITEDVLPGTPTMMTYKTHMDAGSLYNTPNTYGIYICGKVFQWLKKRGGLEAMKEYNEKKAKILYDYLDESSLFKGTVVPKDRSLMNVPFVTGDKDLDARFVKEAAAAGLVNLKGHRTVGGMRASIYNAMPMEGVEALVTFMKKFEKENA; translated from the coding sequence ATGAGCAGAGTGTATAATTTTTCAGCTGGGCCGGCAGTGCTGCCGGAAGACGTATTGCGGGAAGCATCCGAAGAGATGCTGGACTATCGGGGAACTGGAATGTCTGTAATGGAGATGAGTCATCGATCTTGTTCCTTCCAGGAGATCATTGACCAGGCGGAGGCAGACCTTCGGGAACTGGCAGGGATCCCGGACAACTACCGGGTGCTGTTCCTTCAGGGGGGAGCGTCCCTGCAGTTTGCCATGATCCCCATGAATCTGATGAAGAACCAGAAGGCGGATTTTATCCTTACCGGCCAGTGGTCCAAGAAAGCATACAAGGAGGCGGGGAAATACGGAGAGGCGCGGGTGATCGCGTCCTCAGAAGACCAGACCTTCTCCTATATCCCGGACTGTTCCGATCTTGATATCTCTCCGGATGCGGATTATGTCTATATCTGTGAGAATAATACCATCTACGGGACCAAGTTCAAAGAACTGCCTAACACGAAGGGGAAGACGCTGGTGGCGGATGTATCCTCCTGTTTCCTCTCCGAGCCCATGGATGTGACCAGGTACGGTCTGGTGTACGGCGGAGTCCAGAAGAATATCGGTCCGGCCGGCGTGGTGATCGCCATTATCCGGGAGGATCTGATCACAGAGGATGTGCTTCCGGGAACCCCCACCATGATGACCTATAAAACCCATATGGATGCGGGATCGCTCTATAACACGCCCAATACTTACGGCATCTATATCTGCGGCAAGGTGTTCCAGTGGCTGAAGAAGCGGGGCGGCCTTGAAGCTATGAAAGAATACAATGAGAAGAAAGCGAAGATCCTTTATGACTATCTGGACGAGAGCAGCCTTTTCAAGGGCACGGTAGTCCCCAAAGACCGTTCTCTGATGAATGTGCCCTTTGTCACAGGGGACAAAGACCTGGACGCCCGGTTTGTCAAAGAAGCGGCGGCGGCAGGGCTTGTCAACCTGAAGGGCCACCGGACGGTAGGCGGCATGAGGGCCAGCATTTACAATGCCATGCCAATGGAGGGAGTAGAGGCGCTGGTAACATTTATGAAAAAATTTGAGAAGGAGAACGCATAG
- the ilvB gene encoding biosynthetic-type acetolactate synthase large subunit: protein MQLTGAQIVIECLKEQGVDTVFGYPGGAILNVYDELYKHSDEIRHILTSHEQGAAHAADGYARATGKVGVCFATSGPGATNLVTGIATAYMDSIPIVAITCNVGVSLLGKDSFQEIDIAGITMPITKHNFIVKDVKDLADTIRKAFVIARSGRPAPVLIDIPKDVTSNQAEYEPKEIRPVEPSREICEEDLETALKLIKRAKKPYIFVGGGAVLSGASQELREFVRKVDAPVTDTLMGKGAFPGTDPLYTGMLGMHGTKTSNYGVSECDLLIVVGARFSDRVTGNAKKFAKNAKILQFDIDAAEMNKNVLITEGVVGDIKVILEILNQRLEPQSHPEWIQKIMEYKEKYPLAYAKDHLTGPYVVEEIYRQTKGDALVVTEVGQHQMWAAQMYQFTEPRTLLTSGGLGTMGYGLGASIGAKVGRPEKTVVNIAGDGCFRMNMNEIATAARYNIPVIQVVINNHVLGMVRQWQDLFYGKRYSATVLNDNVDFVKLAEALGAEGVRVTTQEEFKEAFARALTLGKPIVIDCQIGSDDKVWPMVAPGVAISEAFDGKDLEQQK, encoded by the coding sequence ATGCAGTTGACAGGAGCACAGATTGTAATTGAGTGTCTGAAAGAGCAGGGTGTGGATACAGTGTTCGGCTATCCGGGCGGCGCCATCCTGAATGTCTACGACGAGCTGTATAAGCACAGCGATGAGATCCGCCATATCCTGACCTCCCATGAGCAGGGGGCGGCCCATGCGGCGGACGGTTATGCCAGGGCCACCGGCAAGGTGGGCGTCTGCTTTGCCACCAGCGGGCCGGGAGCCACCAACCTGGTGACGGGGATCGCCACCGCATATATGGATTCCATCCCTATCGTGGCCATCACCTGTAATGTAGGGGTATCCCTTCTTGGGAAGGACAGCTTCCAGGAGATCGATATCGCCGGGATCACCATGCCCATCACCAAACATAACTTTATCGTGAAAGACGTAAAGGATCTGGCGGATACCATCCGCAAGGCTTTCGTGATCGCAAGAAGCGGCCGGCCTGCGCCGGTGCTGATCGATATCCCCAAGGATGTGACGTCCAATCAGGCGGAGTATGAGCCAAAAGAGATCCGGCCGGTGGAGCCCTCCAGAGAGATCTGCGAGGAAGACCTGGAGACAGCATTGAAACTGATCAAAAGAGCGAAAAAGCCATATATCTTCGTGGGAGGCGGAGCAGTCCTCTCTGGCGCCAGCCAGGAACTGCGGGAGTTTGTCCGGAAGGTGGACGCTCCGGTCACCGATACCCTGATGGGAAAGGGCGCGTTCCCGGGAACCGACCCTCTCTATACCGGAATGCTGGGCATGCACGGGACCAAGACCTCCAACTACGGAGTCAGCGAGTGTGATCTTCTGATCGTGGTGGGGGCAAGGTTCAGCGACCGTGTCACCGGAAACGCCAAGAAGTTCGCCAAGAATGCCAAGATCCTTCAGTTTGACATCGATGCGGCGGAGATGAACAAGAACGTGCTGATCACAGAAGGAGTGGTAGGGGATATCAAGGTGATCCTGGAGATCCTGAACCAGCGCCTGGAGCCCCAGAGCCATCCGGAGTGGATCCAGAAGATCATGGAGTACAAGGAGAAATATCCCCTTGCATATGCAAAGGATCATCTCACCGGACCTTATGTGGTGGAAGAGATCTACCGTCAGACTAAAGGAGACGCCCTGGTGGTGACAGAAGTAGGACAGCATCAGATGTGGGCGGCGCAGATGTATCAGTTTACAGAGCCAAGGACTCTTCTGACTTCCGGTGGCTTGGGGACCATGGGATATGGTCTTGGGGCTTCCATTGGAGCCAAGGTGGGCAGGCCGGAGAAGACGGTGGTCAACATCGCGGGAGACGGCTGCTTCCGCATGAACATGAACGAGATCGCCACGGCGGCCCGGTACAATATCCCGGTGATCCAGGTGGTGATCAACAACCATGTGCTTGGCATGGTGCGCCAGTGGCAGGATCTTTTCTACGGGAAGCGGTATTCCGCTACCGTGCTGAATGACAACGTGGATTTCGTAAAGCTGGCGGAAGCCCTGGGGGCTGAAGGAGTCCGGGTGACAACCCAGGAAGAATTCAAAGAGGCGTTTGCCCGGGCGCTGACTCTGGGGAAACCCATTGTGATCGACTGCCAGATCGGCAGCGATGACAAAGTGTGGCCCATGGTGGCGCCGGGAGTGGCTATCAGTGAAGCTTTCGACGGAAAGGATCTGGAGCAGCAGAAGTAA
- the ilvD gene encoding dihydroxy-acid dehydratase: protein MRSDTVTKGKQQAPHRSLFNALGLTQEEMERPLVGIVSSYNEIVPGHMNLDKIVEAVKQGVAMAGGTPIVFPAIAVCDGIAMGHIGMKYSLVTRDLIADSTEAMAMAHQFDALVMVPNCDKNVPGLLMAAARINVPTIFVSGGPMLAGHVKGKKTSLSSMFEAVGANAAGKITDEELLEYENYTCPTCGSCSGMYTANSMNCLTEVLGMGLRGNGTIPAVYSARIRLAKQAGMQVMKLWEQNIRPRDIMTKEAILNALTVDMALGCSTNSMLHLPAIAHEVGMDFEIDFANGISERTPNLCHLAPAGPTYIEDLNEAGGVYAVMAELNKKGLLHTQCMTVTGKTVGENIKDAVNKNPEVIRPIDHPYSETGGLAVLKGNLAPDGSVVKRSAVVDEMLVHEGPARVFDCEEDAIEAIKGGKIKEGDVVVIRYVGPKGGPGMPEMLNPTSAIAGMGLGSSVALITDGRFSGASRGASIGHVSPEAAVGGPIALVEEGDLIKIDIPGLKLELDVSEEELERRRNQWKPRQPEVTTGYLARYASMVTSGNRGAILEVPGNK from the coding sequence ATGAGAAGTGATACCGTGACGAAGGGCAAACAGCAGGCCCCTCACCGTTCGTTGTTTAACGCCCTGGGTCTTACCCAGGAGGAGATGGAGCGGCCCCTGGTTGGGATTGTCAGCTCTTACAATGAGATTGTTCCCGGCCATATGAATCTGGATAAGATCGTAGAGGCAGTCAAGCAGGGAGTAGCCATGGCAGGGGGAACCCCCATCGTATTTCCGGCCATCGCAGTGTGCGACGGCATCGCTATGGGGCATATCGGGATGAAATACTCTCTGGTGACCCGGGACCTGATCGCGGATTCCACAGAGGCTATGGCCATGGCCCATCAGTTTGACGCCCTGGTGATGGTGCCCAACTGTGACAAGAACGTGCCCGGACTTCTGATGGCGGCTGCCCGGATCAACGTGCCCACTATCTTCGTCAGCGGCGGCCCTATGCTGGCCGGCCATGTGAAGGGAAAGAAGACCAGTCTCTCCAGCATGTTTGAGGCGGTGGGAGCCAACGCGGCGGGCAAGATCACCGACGAAGAGCTTCTGGAGTATGAGAATTACACCTGTCCTACCTGCGGTTCCTGTTCCGGTATGTATACCGCCAACAGTATGAACTGTCTGACGGAAGTGCTGGGAATGGGGCTTCGGGGAAATGGAACCATCCCCGCGGTCTACTCCGCCAGGATCCGTCTGGCCAAGCAGGCCGGCATGCAGGTGATGAAGCTGTGGGAGCAGAATATCCGTCCCAGAGATATCATGACCAAAGAAGCCATCCTGAACGCTCTGACAGTGGATATGGCTCTTGGCTGTTCTACCAACAGTATGCTCCATCTTCCCGCCATCGCCCATGAGGTGGGAATGGATTTCGAGATTGATTTTGCCAACGGCATCAGTGAGCGGACGCCAAATCTCTGCCACCTGGCCCCGGCAGGTCCTACCTACATCGAGGATCTGAACGAGGCGGGCGGCGTATACGCCGTGATGGCAGAACTGAATAAAAAGGGACTGCTGCACACCCAGTGTATGACGGTGACCGGCAAGACGGTGGGCGAGAATATCAAAGACGCGGTGAACAAGAATCCGGAAGTGATCCGGCCCATCGACCATCCTTACAGTGAGACTGGCGGCCTGGCTGTTCTGAAGGGGAATCTTGCCCCTGACGGCAGCGTGGTCAAACGTTCCGCTGTTGTGGATGAGATGCTGGTTCACGAAGGACCGGCCAGAGTCTTTGACTGTGAAGAGGACGCCATTGAGGCCATCAAGGGCGGTAAGATCAAGGAAGGAGACGTGGTAGTGATCCGCTACGTGGGACCAAAAGGCGGTCCGGGTATGCCGGAGATGCTCAATCCTACCTCCGCCATCGCAGGCATGGGACTTGGATCTAGCGTTGCCCTCATCACAGACGGACGGTTCAGCGGCGCTTCCAGAGGAGCCTCCATCGGCCATGTCTCTCCGGAGGCAGCGGTGGGCGGACCCATCGCGCTGGTAGAAGAAGGAGATCTGATCAAGATCGATATCCCCGGACTGAAGCTGGAGCTGGATGTGTCCGAGGAAGAACTGGAGAGAAGAAGAAATCAGTGGAAGCCAAGACAGCCGGAAGTAACCACCGGTTATCTGGCAAGATACGCGTCCATGGTAACTTCCGGGAACCGGGGAGCCATCCTGGAAGTGCCGGGGAACAAATAG
- the leuB gene encoding 3-isopropylmalate dehydrogenase, producing the protein MNLKIGVIKGDGIGPEIVTEAMKVLDKVAEVYGHTCEYTQLLMGGASIDVHGIPLTDETIRQAKACDAVLMGSIGGDAKTSPWYQLEPSKRPEAGLLKIRKELNLFANLRPAVLYEELKGACPLKEEITRGGFDMMIMRELTGGLYFGERKTEEVDGVVTAYDTLTYNEQEIRRIAKRGFDIARKRRGKVTSVDKANVLDSSRLWRKVVEEVAADYPDVTLEHMLVDNCAMQLVKDPRQFDVILTENMFGDILSDEASMVTGSIGMLASASLNETKFGLYEPSGGSAPDIAGKGIANPIATILSAAMMLRFSFDLDQEADAIEQAVANVLEEGYRTIDIMSDGRTQIGTKEMGDRIADRI; encoded by the coding sequence ATGAACCTGAAAATCGGAGTGATCAAAGGAGACGGGATTGGCCCGGAGATCGTGACAGAGGCCATGAAAGTCCTGGATAAGGTGGCGGAAGTCTACGGACACACCTGTGAATATACCCAGCTTCTGATGGGGGGCGCTTCCATTGATGTACACGGTATCCCGCTTACGGACGAGACCATCCGGCAGGCGAAAGCCTGCGACGCGGTGCTGATGGGATCCATCGGGGGAGACGCCAAAACATCTCCCTGGTATCAGCTGGAGCCATCCAAAAGACCGGAGGCGGGCCTCTTAAAGATCCGAAAAGAGTTAAACCTGTTCGCCAACCTTCGGCCTGCGGTGCTCTATGAGGAACTGAAAGGAGCCTGTCCTCTGAAGGAGGAGATTACCCGGGGCGGTTTCGACATGATGATCATGCGGGAACTGACCGGAGGGCTGTACTTTGGAGAGAGGAAGACGGAAGAGGTGGACGGCGTTGTCACCGCTTACGATACCCTTACATATAATGAACAGGAGATCCGCCGGATTGCAAAGCGGGGCTTCGATATCGCCAGGAAGCGGAGAGGAAAGGTCACCAGCGTAGACAAGGCAAATGTGCTGGATTCCTCCCGGCTGTGGCGCAAAGTGGTGGAAGAAGTGGCGGCGGATTACCCGGACGTGACCCTGGAGCATATGCTGGTGGACAATTGTGCCATGCAGCTGGTGAAGGATCCCAGACAGTTCGACGTGATCCTGACCGAGAACATGTTCGGCGACATTCTCTCAGACGAAGCCAGCATGGTCACCGGCTCCATCGGAATGCTGGCCAGCGCCAGCTTAAACGAGACCAAGTTCGGCCTCTATGAGCCAAGCGGCGGCTCTGCCCCGGATATTGCAGGCAAAGGTATTGCCAACCCCATCGCCACCATTCTCTCAGCGGCCATGATGCTGCGGTTCAGCTTCGACCTGGACCAGGAGGCGGACGCGATTGAACAGGCGGTGGCAAATGTGCTGGAAGAGGGATACCGGACCATCGATATTATGTCGGATGGAAGGACACAGATCGGAACGAAGGAAATGGGCGATCGGATCGCAGATCGCATTTAG
- a CDS encoding cytidine deaminase codes for MDRKGKLPVEELIRKAKEGREHAYAPYSHFKVGAALLTKSGRIFTGCNVENAAYSPGNCAERTAVFKAVSEGEREFAALCIIGGDEAGCLELCPPCGVCRQVLMEFCNPARFPVILATEDGRWEIHTLEELLPLGFGPGNLKTF; via the coding sequence ATGGACAGGAAGGGGAAATTACCGGTAGAAGAACTGATCCGGAAGGCAAAAGAGGGGCGGGAGCATGCTTACGCCCCTTATTCTCATTTTAAGGTGGGGGCGGCGCTTCTGACAAAGAGCGGAAGGATCTTTACCGGCTGTAATGTGGAGAACGCTGCCTACAGCCCCGGGAACTGCGCGGAGCGCACGGCGGTGTTCAAGGCGGTCAGCGAGGGGGAGCGGGAATTTGCGGCCCTTTGTATCATAGGCGGAGACGAGGCGGGATGTCTGGAACTATGCCCGCCCTGCGGCGTGTGCCGGCAGGTTTTGATGGAATTCTGCAATCCTGCCCGGTTCCCCGTTATTCTTGCCACAGAAGACGGAAGATGGGAGATCCACACCCTGGAGGAGCTGCTGCCTCTGGGGTTCGGTCCTGGAAATCTGAAAACATTTTAG
- the deoD gene encoding purine-nucleoside phosphorylase — MGTMSTPHNEAGKGEIAKTVLMPGDPLRAKYIADHYLEGARCFNTVRNMLGYTGTYHGKEVSVMGGGMGMPSVGIYSYELYHFYDVESIIRIGSAGALQDELNARDIVIGMGACTNSDYASQYRLPGTYAPIADYGLLKKAVDVAEEKGIPVKVGNILSSDIFYNDDDSVNEKWRRMGVLAVEMEAAALYMNAARAGKKALCILTISDHLFKEQALDARERETSFTQMMEIALEL; from the coding sequence GTGGGAACTATGAGCACACCACATAATGAAGCGGGAAAAGGAGAGATCGCGAAAACCGTACTGATGCCCGGAGATCCGCTGCGGGCAAAGTACATCGCAGATCATTATCTGGAAGGAGCCAGATGTTTTAACACCGTGCGGAACATGCTGGGATATACCGGCACCTATCACGGGAAAGAGGTCTCGGTGATGGGCGGCGGCATGGGAATGCCTTCCGTCGGGATCTACAGCTATGAGCTGTATCATTTCTACGATGTGGAATCCATCATCCGCATCGGTTCGGCGGGAGCGCTGCAGGATGAACTGAATGCCAGGGATATCGTGATCGGCATGGGCGCCTGCACCAACTCGGATTATGCCAGTCAGTACCGGCTGCCGGGAACCTACGCTCCCATCGCAGACTACGGACTTCTTAAGAAGGCGGTGGATGTGGCGGAGGAGAAGGGGATTCCGGTGAAAGTGGGGAATATCCTTTCTTCCGACATTTTCTATAACGATGACGACAGTGTCAACGAGAAGTGGCGCAGGATGGGAGTGCTGGCCGTGGAGATGGAGGCTGCGGCTCTCTATATGAACGCTGCCCGGGCAGGAAAGAAGGCGCTGTGTATCCTTACCATCTCCGATCATCTTTTCAAAGAGCAGGCTCTTGACGCCAGAGAGCGGGAGACCAGCTTTACCCAGATGATGGAGATCGCGCTGGAGCTGTAA
- the udp gene encoding uridine phosphorylase produces MNYSEDKDRQYHIQVAAGEVGRYVILPGDPKRCEKIAAHFESPRLIADSREYVTYTGYLDGEKVSVTSTGIGGPSAAIAMEELSRVGADTFIRVGTSGGMALEVKSGDVVIASGAIRMEGTSREYAPIEFPAVADVEVTQALIQAARKLGQEYHVGVVQCKDSFYGQHSPETKPVGYELLNKWDAWVKCGCLASEMESAALFVVGSWLKLRVGTVLLTMANQERAKKGLPNPVVHDTEAPIQTAVEAIRSLIRQDKEK; encoded by the coding sequence ATCAATTATTCAGAAGACAAGGACCGGCAGTACCATATCCAGGTGGCGGCCGGGGAAGTAGGCCGGTATGTGATCCTGCCTGGAGACCCCAAGCGCTGTGAGAAGATCGCGGCACATTTCGAGAGCCCCAGGCTGATCGCGGACAGCCGGGAATATGTGACTTACACCGGCTATCTGGATGGGGAGAAGGTAAGTGTGACTTCCACCGGGATCGGAGGACCATCCGCAGCGATCGCTATGGAAGAATTGTCCCGGGTGGGAGCGGACACCTTTATCCGGGTAGGCACCAGCGGCGGCATGGCCCTGGAGGTCAAAAGCGGCGATGTGGTGATCGCTTCCGGCGCCATTCGAATGGAAGGGACCAGCAGAGAATATGCGCCCATTGAGTTCCCGGCGGTGGCGGACGTGGAAGTGACCCAGGCGCTGATCCAGGCGGCCAGGAAGCTTGGACAGGAGTATCACGTGGGGGTAGTCCAGTGTAAGGATTCCTTCTACGGGCAGCATTCCCCGGAGACCAAACCGGTGGGATATGAACTTTTGAATAAATGGGACGCCTGGGTGAAATGCGGCTGCCTTGCCTCAGAGATGGAGTCGGCGGCGCTTTTCGTCGTCGGCAGTTGGCTGAAGCTTCGGGTGGGGACTGTGCTCCTTACCATGGCCAACCAGGAGCGGGCGAAAAAAGGCCTGCCTAATCCGGTGGTCCACGATACCGAGGCGCCTATCCAGACAGCGGTGGAGGCTATCCGCAGCCTGATCCGCCAGGACAAAGAAAAATAA